The following are encoded together in the Mycolicibacterium arabiense genome:
- a CDS encoding histidine phosphatase family protein, whose amino-acid sequence MSGRLVLVRHGQSHANVERRLDTRPPGAALTDLGLQQAHEFAAGWAHPVGLVAHSVAVRAVQTAERIGQHLGLPTVALDGIHEVQAGDLEDRNDDPSIDLFHDVYGRWHQGELGERVPGGETGTEVLERYLPVIKELRVRYLDDAAWRDDVVVVSHGAAIRLVGAVLGGVDGGFALEHHLANAQCVVLTPITDGRWSCLQWGELLPPFQPEPDPQPGQEVTQTADPMG is encoded by the coding sequence GTGAGCGGCCGTCTCGTCCTGGTCAGGCACGGTCAGTCGCACGCCAACGTCGAACGACGGCTCGACACCCGGCCGCCCGGCGCCGCGCTGACCGATCTCGGTCTCCAACAGGCGCACGAGTTCGCCGCGGGGTGGGCGCATCCGGTCGGGCTGGTCGCCCACTCGGTGGCGGTGCGCGCAGTGCAGACCGCCGAACGGATCGGTCAGCACCTAGGCCTGCCGACGGTCGCGCTCGACGGCATTCACGAAGTCCAGGCGGGAGACCTCGAAGACCGCAACGACGACCCGTCGATCGACCTGTTCCACGACGTCTACGGGCGGTGGCACCAGGGCGAACTCGGCGAACGCGTCCCCGGCGGGGAGACCGGCACCGAGGTGCTGGAGCGGTACCTGCCGGTGATCAAGGAGCTGCGGGTCCGCTACCTCGACGACGCGGCATGGCGCGACGACGTCGTCGTGGTCAGCCACGGCGCGGCAATCCGGTTGGTGGGCGCGGTGCTCGGCGGGGTCGACGGCGGCTTCGCCCTCGAACACCACCTCGCCAACGCCCAGTGCGTGGTGCTGACCCCGATCACCGACGGGCGGTGGAGCTGCCTGCAGTGGGGCGAGCTGCTACCGCCGTTCCAACCCGAACCCGACCCTCAGCCCGGCCAGGAGGTCACGCAAACCGCCGACCCGATGGGTTGA
- a CDS encoding metallopeptidase family protein, giving the protein MPVRMTPQRFDELVSDALDLIPPKLAKAIDNVVVLVEPRHATEPDILGLYEGVALTERDSSYSGSLPDAITIYRDALLDVCDTEADVVDEVAITVIHEIAHHFGIDDERLHQLGWG; this is encoded by the coding sequence ATGCCCGTGCGGATGACCCCGCAACGGTTCGACGAGCTGGTGTCCGACGCACTGGACCTGATCCCGCCCAAGCTCGCCAAGGCCATCGACAACGTCGTGGTGCTCGTCGAACCGCGGCACGCCACCGAACCGGACATCCTCGGGCTGTACGAGGGCGTCGCGCTCACCGAACGCGACTCGTCGTACTCGGGCTCGCTACCCGACGCGATCACGATCTACCGGGACGCACTGCTGGACGTCTGCGACACCGAGGCGGACGTCGTCGACGAGGTCGCCATCACCGTGATCCACGAGATCGCCCACCACTTCGGCATCGACGACGAGCGGCTGCACCAACTCGGGTGGGGCTGA